A genomic segment from Candidatus Hydrogenedentota bacterium encodes:
- a CDS encoding MoxR family ATPase → MNLLTGALARVREETAKVVIGQDAPVRAALIAILTGQHVLIEGVPGVAKTLLVRTLARAMGCSFARIQFTPDLMPADIIGTNVFNLQRNEFSLVKGPVFSSFLLADEINRAPAKTQSALLQAMQERAVTIDRETFRLPPHFTVFATQNPIEYEGTYPLPEAQKDRFMLKVSMDCPERGEELELARRMLAGESPEAVLERGGVAQVVTQDELAAHCAHLGGVGVRDEIAAYIVDIVRRTRAEQAVLVGAGPRATQALLLSCRVNALLEGRDFVTPDDVKALTAPVLTHRLVLRPEYEIEGLSVPDVVARILREVPVPR, encoded by the coding sequence CTGAACCTGCTGACGGGCGCGCTCGCGCGCGTGCGGGAGGAGACCGCGAAGGTGGTCATCGGGCAGGACGCCCCGGTGCGCGCGGCCCTCATCGCGATTCTCACGGGGCAGCACGTGCTTATTGAGGGCGTTCCCGGCGTGGCCAAGACGCTGCTCGTGCGGACCCTGGCCCGCGCGATGGGCTGCTCCTTCGCCCGTATCCAGTTCACGCCCGACCTCATGCCCGCGGACATCATCGGGACCAATGTCTTCAACCTCCAGCGGAACGAGTTCTCCCTGGTGAAGGGGCCCGTCTTCTCGTCGTTCCTCCTGGCCGACGAGATCAACCGCGCGCCCGCGAAGACGCAGTCCGCCCTCCTCCAGGCCATGCAGGAGCGCGCCGTCACCATTGACCGGGAAACCTTCCGGCTTCCGCCGCACTTCACCGTCTTCGCCACGCAGAACCCCATTGAGTACGAGGGGACCTATCCGCTCCCCGAGGCGCAGAAGGACCGGTTCATGCTCAAGGTGTCCATGGACTGCCCGGAGCGCGGCGAGGAGCTGGAGCTGGCCCGGCGCATGCTCGCCGGGGAGTCCCCCGAGGCCGTGCTGGAGCGGGGCGGGGTGGCGCAGGTGGTCACCCAGGACGAGCTGGCGGCCCACTGCGCCCATCTCGGCGGGGTCGGCGTGCGCGACGAGATCGCCGCCTACATCGTGGACATTGTGCGCAGGACGCGGGCGGAGCAGGCGGTCCTCGTGGGGGCGGGACCCCGCGCGACCCAGGCGCTTCTCCTGTCCTGCCGCGTGAACGCCCTGCTGGAGGGGCGCGATTTTGTCACCCCGGACGACGTGAAGGCCCTCACGGCCCCCGTCCTGACGCACCGCCTCGTGCTGCGTCCGGAATATGAGATTGAGGGGCTGTCCGTGCCCGATGTGGTCGCCCGCATCCTGAGGGAGGTGCCCGTTCCCCGATGA